In Bradyrhizobium guangxiense, the following are encoded in one genomic region:
- a CDS encoding GNAT family N-acetyltransferase produces MSNPIIRPARPEEYDEIGRVWMESWVSTGLGEASDFLLANLRARIRREIADGWSLFVADDHGAIAAMLALHLPRLYLDMLFVAPAYQGQSLGRQLLAFTRTQMPDEMYLRCVRENEKAWRWYQREGFVFEKEEVEPSNEFVMKYYRWKQQRPTDR; encoded by the coding sequence ATGTCGAATCCCATCATCCGCCCCGCTCGCCCGGAGGAGTACGACGAGATCGGCCGAGTCTGGATGGAAAGCTGGGTCTCCACCGGTCTCGGCGAGGCCAGCGACTTCCTGCTGGCCAATTTGCGTGCACGCATAAGACGCGAGATCGCGGACGGCTGGAGTCTGTTCGTCGCCGACGATCACGGCGCGATCGCTGCGATGCTGGCGCTGCATCTGCCGAGGCTCTATCTCGACATGCTGTTCGTCGCGCCCGCCTATCAGGGCCAATCGCTCGGCCGGCAATTGCTCGCCTTCACCCGCACGCAGATGCCGGACGAGATGTACCTGCGCTGCGTCCGCGAGAACGAAAAGGCCTGGCGCTGGTACCAGCGCGAAGGCTTTGTGTTCGAGAAGGAGGAGGTCGAGCCGTCGAACGAGTTCGTGATGAAATATTACCGGTGGAAGCAACAGCGGCCAACGGATAGGTAG
- a CDS encoding glutathione S-transferase family protein — protein MIKLYWSPRSRSFSTLWLMEESNLPYERVLTDISTGAQKAPDYLKINPMGKVPALSDGEAALGEAAAICAYIADRYPETKLAPAVTDPRRARYLQWLFFSPGCIEPAIIQIFTKIEIPTSTAAWGSATQVFDVLEAALAKGPWILGEEFSAADITIGSGLNFAVRLFKMVPSRPAFDAYLARCIARPAFQRAEKIAAG, from the coding sequence ATGATCAAGCTCTATTGGTCGCCCCGCTCGCGCTCGTTCTCGACGCTCTGGCTGATGGAGGAGAGCAACCTGCCCTATGAGCGCGTGCTGACCGACATCTCGACCGGCGCGCAGAAAGCGCCGGACTATCTGAAGATCAACCCGATGGGCAAGGTGCCGGCGCTCAGCGACGGCGAAGCTGCGCTCGGTGAAGCCGCGGCGATCTGCGCCTACATTGCCGATCGCTACCCGGAGACGAAGCTCGCGCCCGCGGTGACCGATCCGCGCCGGGCGCGCTATCTGCAATGGCTGTTCTTTTCGCCGGGCTGTATCGAGCCCGCCATCATCCAGATCTTCACCAAGATCGAGATCCCGACCTCGACCGCGGCCTGGGGTAGCGCGACGCAGGTGTTCGACGTGCTGGAGGCCGCGCTCGCCAAGGGGCCGTGGATTCTCGGCGAGGAGTTTTCGGCCGCCGACATCACGATCGGCTCGGGCCTGAATTTCGCGGTGCGGCTGTTTAAGATGGTGCCGTCGCGCCCAGCCTTCGATGCTTATCTGGCGCGCTGCATCGCGCGCCCGGCGTTCCAGCGCGCGGAGAAGATCGCCGCGGGGTAG
- the fabI gene encoding enoyl-ACP reductase FabI: MEGLMQGKRGLIMGIANDHSIAWGMAKTLHAHGAELAFTFQGEALGKRVKPLADQLGVDLVLPCDVEDIASVDATFAVLREKWGKLDFVIHAIGFADKNELKGRYADTSRENFSRTMVISCFSFTEIAKRAAELMTEGGSMITLTFGASERAMPNYNVMGVAKAALEASVRYLASDFGPRGIRVNAISAGPIRTLAGSGIGEARAMFAFMQKHSPLRRGVTLDDLGGSALYLLSDLSGGVTGEIHYVDSGYNIVLMPRPDDLKATE; this comes from the coding sequence ATGGAAGGACTGATGCAAGGCAAGCGCGGTCTGATCATGGGCATCGCCAATGATCATTCAATCGCCTGGGGCATGGCCAAGACGCTGCACGCCCACGGCGCGGAGCTTGCCTTCACCTTCCAGGGCGAGGCCTTGGGCAAGCGGGTCAAGCCGCTGGCGGACCAGCTTGGTGTCGATCTGGTGCTGCCTTGCGACGTCGAGGATATCGCCAGCGTCGATGCCACCTTCGCCGTTTTGCGCGAAAAATGGGGCAAGCTCGACTTCGTCATCCACGCCATCGGTTTTGCCGACAAGAACGAGCTTAAGGGCCGCTACGCCGACACCAGCCGCGAGAATTTTTCGCGCACCATGGTGATCTCCTGCTTCTCGTTCACGGAAATCGCGAAGCGCGCGGCCGAGCTGATGACCGAGGGCGGCAGCATGATCACGCTGACCTTCGGCGCCTCCGAGCGCGCGATGCCGAACTACAATGTGATGGGCGTCGCCAAGGCCGCGCTGGAAGCCTCGGTGCGCTATCTCGCCTCCGATTTCGGGCCGCGCGGCATCCGCGTCAACGCGATCTCCGCAGGGCCCATCCGCACGCTTGCCGGCTCGGGCATCGGCGAGGCGCGCGCGATGTTCGCCTTCATGCAGAAGCATTCGCCGCTGCGCCGCGGCGTCACGCTCGACGATCTCGGCGGCTCGGCGCTGTATCTGTTGTCGGATCTCTCCGGCGGCGTGACCGGCGAGATTCATTACGTCGATTCCGGCTACAACATCGTCCTGATGCCGCGGCCGGACGATTTGAAGGCTACGGAGTAG
- the fabB gene encoding beta-ketoacyl-ACP synthase I, which translates to MRRVVVTGMGIVSSIGNNTQEVLASLHEAKSGISRAEKYAELGFRSQVQGAPTLDPATVVDRRAMRFLGQGAAWNHVAMEQAIQDSGLSPDEVSNIRTGIIMGSGGPSARTIVESADITRTKGPKRVGPFAVPKAMSSTASATLATWFKIKGVNYSISSACATSNHCVGNAYETIQIGKQDVIFAGGCEELDWSLSVLFDAMGAMSSKYNDPPATASRPYDVNRDGFVIAGGAGVLVLEELEHAKARGARIYGEIVGYGATSDGYDMVAPSGEGAERCMRMAMSTVKTKVDYINPHATSTPAGDPPEIEALRKVFGTGEKCPPISATKALTGHSLGATGVQEAIYSLLMMNNGFICESAHIQELDPVFADMPIVRKRIDNVKIGTVLSNSFGFGGTNATLVFSRMDV; encoded by the coding sequence ATGAGGCGGGTTGTGGTCACCGGGATGGGCATCGTCTCGTCGATCGGAAACAACACCCAGGAGGTGCTTGCGAGCCTTCACGAGGCGAAGTCGGGCATTTCTCGGGCTGAGAAATATGCCGAGCTCGGCTTTCGTTCGCAGGTGCAAGGCGCGCCGACGCTCGATCCTGCGACGGTCGTCGACCGCCGCGCCATGCGTTTCCTCGGTCAGGGTGCGGCGTGGAATCACGTCGCGATGGAGCAGGCGATTCAGGACTCCGGTCTGTCGCCCGACGAAGTCTCCAACATCCGCACCGGCATCATCATGGGCTCCGGCGGCCCGTCGGCGCGCACCATCGTCGAATCCGCCGACATCACCCGCACCAAGGGACCGAAGCGCGTCGGACCGTTTGCAGTGCCGAAGGCGATGTCGTCCACGGCCTCCGCGACGCTTGCCACTTGGTTCAAGATCAAGGGCGTGAACTACTCGATCTCCTCGGCGTGCGCGACGTCGAACCATTGCGTCGGCAATGCCTATGAGACGATCCAGATCGGCAAGCAGGACGTCATCTTCGCCGGTGGCTGCGAGGAGCTGGACTGGTCGCTGTCGGTGCTGTTCGACGCCATGGGCGCGATGTCCTCGAAGTACAACGATCCGCCCGCCACGGCCTCGCGTCCCTACGACGTCAACCGCGACGGCTTTGTCATCGCCGGCGGCGCCGGCGTGCTGGTGCTGGAAGAGCTCGAGCATGCCAAGGCGCGCGGCGCCCGTATCTATGGCGAGATCGTCGGTTACGGTGCGACCTCCGACGGCTACGACATGGTCGCGCCGTCAGGCGAAGGCGCCGAGCGCTGCATGCGCATGGCGATGTCGACGGTGAAGACCAAGGTTGACTACATCAACCCGCACGCGACCTCGACGCCGGCCGGCGATCCGCCGGAGATCGAGGCGCTGCGCAAGGTGTTCGGCACCGGCGAGAAGTGTCCGCCGATCTCGGCGACCAAGGCGTTGACCGGCCACTCGCTCGGCGCTACCGGCGTGCAGGAGGCGATCTATTCGCTGCTGATGATGAACAACGGCTTCATCTGCGAGAGCGCCCACATCCAGGAGCTCGATCCCGTCTTCGCCGACATGCCGATCGTGCGCAAGCGCATCGACAACGTCAAGATCGGCACCGTGCTGTCGAACTCCTTCGGCTTCGGCGGCACCAACGCCACGCTGGTGTTCAGCCGGATGGATGTGTGA
- the fabA gene encoding bifunctional 3-hydroxydecanoyl-ACP dehydratase/trans-2-decenoyl-ACP isomerase, with protein MLNRRNGYEYEDLLACARGEMFGPGNAQLPLPPMLMFDRITDINEDGGEFGKGLVRAELDVKPALWFFGCHFKNDPVMPGCLGLDALWQMVGFYLGWIGGEGRGRALGLNELKFSGQVLPEARRVVYNVDIKRVMRSKLVLGIADGWLSVDDQIIYRAKDLKVGLFKQGTSLG; from the coding sequence ATGCTGAACAGGCGCAATGGTTACGAATATGAAGATCTGCTGGCCTGTGCTCGTGGCGAGATGTTCGGCCCGGGCAATGCCCAGCTGCCTCTGCCGCCGATGCTGATGTTCGATCGGATCACCGACATCAACGAGGATGGCGGCGAGTTCGGCAAGGGCCTGGTGCGCGCCGAGCTCGACGTGAAGCCCGCCCTCTGGTTCTTCGGCTGCCACTTCAAGAACGATCCGGTGATGCCCGGCTGTCTCGGCCTCGACGCGCTCTGGCAGATGGTCGGCTTCTATCTGGGCTGGATCGGGGGTGAGGGTCGTGGTCGCGCGCTCGGCCTCAACGAGCTGAAGTTCAGCGGCCAGGTCCTGCCCGAGGCGCGCCGGGTTGTGTACAACGTCGATATCAAGCGCGTGATGCGTTCAAAGCTGGTTCTCGGTATCGCCGACGGGTGGCTTTCGGTCGATGATCAGATTATTTATCGCGCGAAAGACCTGAAGGTCGGCCTGTTCAAGCAGGGCACGAGCCTGGGCTGA
- the irrA gene encoding iron response transcriptional regulator IrrA, with protein MSENTAPRHDDDVHTAALLSGRQPALTGCPWHDVNEMLQSAGLRPTRQRMALGWLLFGKGARHLTAEMLYEEATLAKVPVSLATVYNTLNQLTDAGLLRQVSVDGTKTYFDTNVTTHHHYYLENSHELVDIEDPHLALSKMPEVPEGYEISRIDMVVRLRKKR; from the coding sequence ATGAGCGAGAATACCGCGCCCCGTCACGACGATGATGTCCACACCGCAGCCCTGCTGTCCGGCCGCCAGCCGGCCTTGACCGGCTGCCCCTGGCACGACGTCAACGAAATGCTCCAGTCCGCAGGGCTCCGTCCGACGCGCCAGCGCATGGCGCTCGGCTGGCTGTTGTTCGGCAAGGGTGCACGTCATCTGACGGCTGAAATGCTCTACGAGGAAGCGACCCTGGCCAAGGTCCCGGTGTCGCTGGCGACCGTCTACAACACGCTGAACCAGCTTACCGATGCCGGCCTGCTCCGCCAGGTCAGCGTCGACGGCACCAAGACCTATTTCGACACCAACGTCACCACCCACCATCACTATTACCTCGAGAACAGCCACGAGCTGGTCGATATCGAGGATCCGCATCTGGCACTGTCCAAGATGCCGGAGGTGCCCGAGGGTTACGAGATCTCGCGCATCGACATGGTCGTGCGCCTGCGTAAGAAGCGCTGA
- a CDS encoding SH3 domain-containing protein, with product MALGRFCSVMALACTWLSASVGPSHSAKDNPPQPASGLPVPRYVSLKSDHVNVRAGPTKDNDVAWVYTRAGLPVEITAEFENWRRVRDSEGAEGWVYHSLLSGRRTAVVTMKHKDDLAPIYDRADPDSAVAARLQAGVVTQVKKCAANWCRVTGNGFDGWIQQERLWGVYSDEQVN from the coding sequence ATGGCGTTGGGGCGTTTTTGTTCGGTGATGGCGCTCGCTTGCACCTGGTTGAGCGCCTCGGTCGGCCCCTCGCATTCGGCCAAGGATAATCCCCCTCAGCCCGCCAGCGGCCTGCCGGTGCCGCGCTATGTCAGCCTCAAATCGGATCACGTGAATGTCCGCGCCGGCCCGACCAAGGACAATGACGTGGCCTGGGTCTACACCCGCGCCGGCCTGCCGGTCGAAATCACTGCCGAGTTCGAGAATTGGCGCCGGGTGCGCGATTCCGAGGGCGCCGAGGGCTGGGTCTATCACTCGCTGCTGTCGGGCCGCCGCACCGCGGTGGTCACCATGAAGCACAAGGACGATCTCGCCCCGATTTACGACCGGGCCGATCCCGACAGCGCGGTTGCAGCACGACTCCAGGCCGGCGTCGTCACGCAGGTGAAGAAGTGCGCTGCAAACTGGTGCCGCGTCACCGGCAACGGCTTTGACGGCTGGATCCAGCAGGAGCGCCTTTGGGGCGTGTACTCGGACGAGCAGGTGAATTGA
- a CDS encoding 2-hydroxyacid dehydrogenase: MSVKKKPLVVVTRKLPDSIETRMRELFDARINLEDTPMSTEQLAEAARTADVLVPTVTDNISADIVNQPDCKLRLIANFGNGVDNIDVAAAHARGITVTNTPKVLTEDTADMTMALILAVPRRMIEGASILTEGKPWAGWSPTWMLGHRIGGKRLGIIGMGRIGQAVARRARAFGLQIHYHNRRPVAPVIAEELGATYWESLDQMLARMDIISVNCPHTPATYHLLSARRLKLIRKDAYIVNTARGEVTDEDTLIKLIEGGEIAGAGLDVYEHEPAVNPKLVRLAKAGKVTLLPHMGSATIEGRVEMGEKVIINIRTFLDAHKPPDRVLPGML, translated from the coding sequence ATGTCGGTGAAGAAAAAGCCCCTCGTCGTGGTGACGCGCAAGCTGCCGGATTCGATCGAGACGCGCATGCGCGAATTGTTCGACGCGCGGATCAATCTCGAGGACACGCCGATGTCCACCGAGCAGCTCGCGGAAGCCGCGCGCACCGCCGACGTGCTGGTTCCGACCGTCACCGACAATATCAGCGCCGACATCGTCAACCAGCCCGACTGCAAGCTGCGGCTGATCGCCAATTTCGGCAACGGCGTCGACAATATCGACGTCGCGGCAGCGCATGCCCGCGGCATCACCGTGACCAACACGCCGAAGGTCCTGACCGAGGACACCGCCGACATGACCATGGCGCTGATCCTCGCCGTGCCGAGGCGGATGATCGAAGGCGCCTCGATCCTGACCGAAGGCAAACCCTGGGCGGGCTGGTCGCCGACCTGGATGCTCGGCCATCGCATCGGCGGAAAACGGCTCGGCATCATCGGCATGGGCCGCATCGGTCAGGCGGTCGCGCGCCGCGCCCGCGCCTTCGGCCTGCAGATCCACTATCACAACCGCCGTCCCGTCGCCCCTGTCATCGCCGAAGAGCTTGGCGCGACCTATTGGGAAAGCCTCGACCAGATGCTGGCGCGAATGGACATCATTTCGGTGAACTGCCCGCACACGCCGGCGACCTACCACCTGCTCTCGGCGCGGCGGCTGAAGCTGATCCGCAAGGACGCCTATATCGTCAACACCGCGCGCGGCGAGGTCACCGACGAGGACACGCTGATCAAGCTGATCGAAGGCGGCGAGATCGCCGGCGCCGGCCTCGACGTCTACGAGCACGAGCCCGCGGTCAACCCGAAGCTGGTGCGGCTCGCCAAGGCCGGCAAGGTGACGCTGCTGCCGCATATGGGCTCGGCCACGATCGAAGGCCGCGTCGAGATGGGCGAAAAGGTGATCATCAACATCCGCACCTTCCTCGACGCCCACAAGCCGCCGGATCGCGTGCTGCCGGGTATGCTGTAG
- a CDS encoding DUF3303 domain-containing protein encodes MKYISSWKLPPNLIDSAIEKFLKTGGAPPEGVKMLGRWHGMNGTGFAISESNDPKAMYQWYAQWANVMEITVTPCVEDAEAGPVLAALAKQ; translated from the coding sequence ATGAAGTACATCTCGAGCTGGAAATTGCCGCCGAATTTGATCGACTCTGCAATCGAAAAGTTTCTGAAGACAGGGGGAGCACCACCCGAAGGCGTGAAGATGCTCGGCCGCTGGCATGGAATGAATGGAACGGGCTTTGCAATTTCGGAGAGCAACGACCCGAAGGCCATGTATCAATGGTATGCCCAATGGGCCAACGTGATGGAGATCACTGTTACTCCATGCGTGGAAGACGCCGAAGCCGGCCCAGTCCTCGCCGCCTTGGCGAAGCAGTGA
- a CDS encoding HesA/MoeB/ThiF family protein, giving the protein MLSPDELERYARHIVLRDVGGPGQAALKRASVLVIGAGGLGAPALMYLAAAGVGTLGVVDDDVVSLSNLQRQVIHTTPDIGRHKVESAAERIAALNPHVRFVGHATWLNADNALGLIGDYDLVLDGSDNFSTRYLVSDACFFAKRPLITAALGTFDGSLTTIRAHETNEQGEFNPTYRCLFPEAPPPGTVPACAEAGVMGALAGVLGSMMALEAIREIVGFGDGLVGRLLMIDARAMRFETLRYARAPANPLNGDGPVVVDLSAHRA; this is encoded by the coding sequence ATGCTGAGTCCGGACGAACTCGAACGCTATGCCCGTCATATCGTGCTGCGCGATGTCGGCGGACCGGGCCAGGCCGCGCTGAAGCGGGCCTCGGTGCTGGTGATCGGCGCCGGCGGCCTCGGCGCGCCCGCTCTGATGTATCTGGCCGCGGCCGGTGTCGGCACGCTCGGCGTGGTCGACGACGACGTCGTGTCGCTGTCCAACCTGCAGCGTCAGGTGATCCACACCACGCCCGATATCGGCCGGCACAAGGTCGAGAGCGCTGCCGAGCGGATCGCAGCGCTCAATCCGCATGTCCGCTTCGTCGGCCACGCCACCTGGCTCAACGCCGACAATGCGCTTGGCCTGATTGGCGACTACGACCTCGTGCTCGACGGCTCCGACAATTTCTCGACGCGCTATCTCGTCTCGGACGCCTGCTTCTTCGCCAAGCGGCCGCTGATTACCGCCGCGCTCGGCACCTTCGACGGCTCGCTCACCACCATCCGCGCGCACGAGACCAACGAGCAGGGCGAGTTCAACCCGACCTATCGCTGCCTGTTTCCGGAGGCTCCACCGCCCGGCACGGTGCCCGCCTGCGCGGAAGCCGGGGTCATGGGCGCATTGGCGGGCGTGCTCGGCTCGATGATGGCGCTGGAGGCGATCCGCGAGATCGTCGGTTTCGGCGATGGCCTGGTCGGCCGCCTCCTGATGATCGATGCGCGCGCGATGCGCTTCGAGACGCTGCGTTACGCGCGCGCCCCTGCCAATCCACTCAACGGCGACGGGCCTGTGGTCGTCGACCTCAGCGCCCATCGCGCGTAG
- a CDS encoding peptidoglycan-binding domain-containing protein, with the protein MRSMLTATLMFAAATAANAQMTTQPIAGTKPKMVQTVPIQPPAMQTPSATADAMTQAERLSLQSDLAWIGQYNGAITGDVSTRMVNAIKEYQKAKGGKPTGVLNPQERAALAETARKKQDSVGWKIVTEPTSGARLGIPSKLVPQQASDANGSKWTSPTGTVQVLLSRRKEANPTSAKLVELEKEPSGRKVDYTVVKPDFFVLSGLQGLKKFYVRGTFKGDEVRTMTILYDQATENTVEPVVIAMSSAFNAFPSGPMAGPPPRKTVEYGTGIVVSDDGAILADRLVTDGCLAITIAGHGSADRLAEDKERGLALLHIYGARGLKPFSLAGGAARTNVDVVGIADPQSQGGAGGVSVVKAALAPFPGSDSALAPPPAVGFSGALAIDGDGKFAGIALLKPAMLAGPATSAPASQAVMVSVDAVRDFLKGNQVAANGTSSDAKAAVVRVICVRK; encoded by the coding sequence ATGAGATCGATGCTTACGGCAACCTTGATGTTTGCGGCTGCCACGGCCGCGAACGCCCAGATGACGACGCAGCCGATCGCCGGGACCAAGCCCAAGATGGTCCAGACCGTGCCGATCCAGCCACCGGCCATGCAGACGCCATCGGCGACGGCGGACGCGATGACGCAGGCGGAGCGGCTGTCGCTGCAATCCGACCTCGCCTGGATCGGCCAGTACAACGGCGCCATCACCGGCGACGTCAGCACGCGCATGGTCAACGCCATCAAGGAATACCAGAAGGCCAAGGGCGGCAAGCCGACCGGCGTGCTCAATCCGCAGGAACGCGCCGCGCTCGCCGAGACGGCACGAAAGAAGCAGGACAGCGTCGGCTGGAAAATCGTGACGGAACCGACCAGCGGCGCCCGGCTCGGCATCCCCTCAAAGCTGGTGCCGCAGCAGGCGAGCGACGCCAACGGCTCGAAATGGACCTCGCCGACCGGAACCGTTCAGGTGCTGCTCAGCCGCCGCAAGGAGGCGAACCCGACCTCGGCAAAGCTCGTGGAACTCGAGAAGGAGCCGTCCGGCCGCAAGGTCGACTACACCGTGGTGAAGCCCGATTTCTTCGTCCTCTCGGGCTTGCAAGGCCTGAAGAAGTTTTATGTCCGCGGCACCTTCAAGGGCGACGAGGTCCGCACCATGACGATCCTTTACGATCAGGCGACCGAGAACACGGTCGAGCCGGTCGTGATTGCGATGTCGAGCGCGTTCAACGCGTTCCCGTCGGGACCAATGGCCGGGCCGCCGCCGCGCAAGACCGTCGAATACGGCACCGGAATCGTCGTCAGCGACGACGGCGCGATTCTGGCCGACCGTCTCGTCACCGACGGCTGTCTCGCGATCACGATCGCCGGCCATGGCAGTGCCGACCGCCTTGCCGAAGACAAGGAGCGAGGTCTTGCGCTCCTGCATATCTACGGTGCACGCGGCTTGAAACCGTTCAGCCTCGCTGGCGGCGCGGCAAGGACGAACGTGGATGTCGTCGGCATCGCCGATCCGCAGAGCCAGGGCGGTGCGGGCGGCGTGTCGGTCGTCAAGGCCGCGCTGGCGCCGTTCCCGGGCAGCGATTCCGCGTTGGCCCCGCCGCCCGCGGTCGGGTTTTCCGGTGCACTGGCAATCGATGGCGACGGCAAGTTCGCCGGCATTGCGCTGTTGAAGCCGGCCATGCTGGCGGGCCCCGCGACATCGGCGCCGGCCTCGCAGGCCGTGATGGTGTCCGTAGATGCCGTGCGCGATTTCCTGAAGGGCAACCAGGTCGCGGCGAACGGCACCTCGAGCGATGCCAAAGCCGCCGTCGTGCGCGTGATCTGCGTGCGCAAGTAG
- the ggt gene encoding gamma-glutamyltransferase — MSGNWRDRTATTFDCQKMPAVSSRGMVVSNHPLASSAGAEMLAAGGNAIDAAIATLFTLTVVEPMMVGIIGGGMAHIRLADGSHRIIDGQSTVPSAVRDTTYTSKPGSAHDVFDTVGDANLNGAKAVATPGSLKAWCETLRRFGTMSLADVLQPAIKHAARGYAATPYLHECISESAAEMRKDKPISAIYLPDGEPLKVGERVVQAEYAETLRTIAEHGETALYDGPLGDILADYMEKAGGFIGRNDLTGYKPVERQPIRADYRGWTILGPPPPAASGVHIAQMLNILEGYDIGALGFSTPETIHFLAEVLKIAFADRAAASGDPDYVGVPVEKLTSKVYAEERRRAIDPARARIWGAGVSQLEGAHTTHMTAADSFGNVVATTQTINNLFGAKIMIPGLGAIANNYMNLFDPRPGHALSLAPGKRVTTSMSPMMALNGGKLRYALGLPGGKRIFPSAMQALVNLIDHGMSLQEAVEAPRVWTEGNALEVEQTVPESVRLRLAALGHKGQPVPTVAGGMNGIAFHDDGTMTGAACWRADGTPVGISGGLAKSGIRFRLA, encoded by the coding sequence ATGAGCGGCAACTGGCGCGACCGGACGGCAACCACCTTTGACTGCCAGAAGATGCCGGCGGTCTCGAGCCGCGGCATGGTGGTCAGCAACCACCCCCTGGCCTCCAGCGCCGGCGCCGAGATGCTGGCCGCCGGTGGTAACGCCATCGATGCCGCGATCGCCACCCTGTTCACGCTGACCGTGGTCGAGCCGATGATGGTCGGCATCATCGGCGGCGGCATGGCACACATCCGGCTAGCGGACGGCAGCCATCGCATCATCGATGGCCAGAGCACCGTACCCTCGGCTGTTCGTGACACCACCTACACCTCCAAGCCCGGCTCGGCGCACGACGTGTTCGACACTGTCGGCGACGCGAATCTCAACGGTGCGAAGGCCGTTGCCACGCCGGGCTCGCTGAAGGCCTGGTGCGAGACGCTGCGCCGGTTCGGCACCATGAGTCTCGCCGACGTCTTGCAACCCGCCATCAAGCACGCCGCGCGCGGCTATGCGGCAACGCCTTATTTGCACGAATGCATCAGCGAGAGCGCTGCCGAGATGCGCAAGGACAAGCCGATTTCGGCGATCTACTTGCCGGACGGTGAGCCGCTCAAGGTCGGCGAGCGCGTGGTGCAGGCCGAATATGCCGAGACCTTGCGCACTATCGCCGAGCACGGCGAGACCGCGCTCTACGACGGGCCACTCGGCGATATTCTCGCCGATTACATGGAGAAGGCCGGCGGCTTCATCGGCCGCAACGATCTCACCGGCTACAAGCCCGTCGAGCGGCAGCCGATCCGCGCCGATTATCGCGGCTGGACCATTTTGGGCCCGCCGCCTCCGGCCGCCTCCGGCGTGCATATCGCGCAGATGCTGAACATCCTGGAAGGCTACGACATCGGCGCACTCGGCTTCAGCACGCCGGAAACGATCCATTTCCTCGCCGAGGTGCTGAAGATCGCCTTTGCCGATCGCGCTGCCGCCAGCGGCGATCCTGATTATGTCGGCGTGCCCGTGGAGAAGCTGACCTCGAAAGTCTATGCCGAGGAGCGCCGCCGCGCCATCGATCCGGCGCGGGCGCGGATCTGGGGTGCCGGCGTGTCGCAGCTCGAAGGCGCGCACACCACGCACATGACGGCGGCCGATAGTTTCGGGAACGTGGTCGCGACCACGCAGACCATCAACAATCTGTTTGGCGCCAAGATCATGATCCCGGGCTTGGGAGCCATCGCCAACAACTACATGAACTTGTTCGATCCGCGACCGGGCCACGCGCTGTCGCTGGCGCCGGGCAAGCGCGTCACCACCTCCATGTCGCCGATGATGGCGCTGAATGGTGGCAAGCTGCGCTATGCGCTCGGCTTGCCCGGAGGCAAGCGCATCTTCCCGAGCGCGATGCAGGCGCTGGTCAATCTGATCGACCACGGCATGAGCCTGCAGGAGGCCGTCGAGGCGCCGAGGGTCTGGACCGAAGGCAATGCGCTCGAGGTCGAGCAGACGGTGCCGGAGAGCGTGCGTTTGAGGCTCGCGGCGCTTGGCCACAAGGGGCAGCCCGTTCCGACCGTCGCCGGCGGCATGAACGGGATCGCCTTCCACGACGACGGCACCATGACCGGCGCCGCCTGCTGGCGCGCCGACGGTACGCCCGTCGGCATTTCGGGCGGCCTTGCGAAAAGCGGAATCAGGTTCAGGCTCGCCTGA
- a CDS encoding ParA family protein: MHTIVLATQKGGSGKSTLAVGLALAAKQAGFTVRLIETDPQGTLSNWQRRRTADDLVVEPIYHAADIEPRLRMLADSGLQLAIVDTAAGLSAATTAAIRHSDLCLIPARPSVADIEATVSTLSVARAWKRPYSFVLNQTPIRGQRIDNAAGALADEASLDLAEVLARPLIVMRNDHQDALASGLAVSEFAPNGKSADEIHGLWRWIENRLELSTTTNVLIDQVMSAADGMLHVTADLAADETTTLAS, translated from the coding sequence ATGCACACGATCGTACTGGCCACCCAAAAGGGTGGCAGCGGCAAGAGCACGCTCGCCGTCGGCCTCGCGCTGGCCGCCAAGCAGGCCGGCTTTACCGTCCGCCTGATCGAGACGGACCCGCAGGGCACCCTGTCCAACTGGCAGCGCCGCCGCACCGCCGATGATCTCGTCGTGGAGCCGATCTATCACGCCGCCGACATCGAGCCGCGTCTGAGGATGCTGGCAGACAGCGGCCTGCAGCTCGCGATCGTCGACACCGCGGCCGGTCTGTCCGCCGCCACCACCGCCGCGATCCGCCATTCCGATCTCTGCCTGATCCCGGCCCGCCCAAGCGTCGCCGATATCGAGGCGACCGTCTCCACGCTCAGCGTCGCGCGCGCCTGGAAGCGGCCCTACAGCTTCGTGCTGAACCAGACGCCGATCCGCGGCCAGCGCATCGACAATGCCGCGGGCGCGCTCGCCGACGAGGCTTCGCTCGATCTCGCTGAGGTGCTCGCGCGCCCGCTGATCGTGATGCGCAACGATCACCAGGACGCGCTCGCGAGCGGCCTTGCGGTGAGCGAGTTCGCGCCGAACGGCAAGTCGGCGGACGAGATCCACGGCCTCTGGCGCTGGATCGAGAATCGTCTCGAGCTCAGCACCACGACCAATGTGCTGATCGACCAGGTGATGTCGGCTGCGGACGGCATGCTGCATGTCACCGCCGATCTTGCGGCGGACGAGACTACGACCCTGGCGTCCTGA